The DNA window ATCGGGCCATGTAACCATTTAAGCAGCGACAGCATGATCTGCAAGCAAGACGTTGGCTGGCAACGCCACCCCTCATAACTTGATTCCCTCGCACAGCTCATGTAACTACCTAACAGGTTACATCAGTCAACAGCCTCTGTGATCGGATTGGGACGATGCAGGACATCAAGATATGGGCGGCCCTGTCGCTCTCTTTGCTGATACCAGCGCCACAGGTAGAGGCGCGCCAGATCGACGACCTCTATGTTGCTAGGGCAATCGTGACCGGACAGGGAGAAAAGAACCGTCAGCCCGGTTTTAGGGATTGCCTTGAGCGTGTACTGATCCGTGTGTCGGGCGACCAGCGGCTGCCGAAAAACCCAGGCTACGAACGGCTCCGGGCCAGCGCAGGAGGCTATGTGAGTTCCTTCTCCTATCGCGACCGGCTGGCGGGAAAAGCCATTCACGACGAACAGGGCACCTACGACCGCCCGCACGACCTGATTTGTCGCTACGATCTCGCGGTTATCAACAATGTGCTTGCTAAACTCGGAAGCCGTCCCTGGCTCGAAAAGCGACCGACGCTTGCCGTCTTCCTCGATGTCCAGCCTAACGGCTCGCCTTACCGTGTTTCTCCTGTCGATCCGCGTGATCTCGCGATGCGGGAGTCTTTTGCGCTTGGCGCCGAACCGATGGCCATGGAGGTTCGCTTTCCGGCGCAGGGCGATATAGACGCCTGGGCGCTAGGTCCCGCCGCTCACGAACTTTCAGAAAGGGCCGAAGCGGTCGGCGCCGATCTGCCGCTGGTGGGCCGGCTCATGTGGAGCGACGCCGATCTGGGCTGGGTAGCAACCTGGCGGCTGAGCGCTGGCGGCATGGAACAGCGCTGGACGGTTCGCGGCGTCAACTTCGATGAGGCCTTCCGCGTGGCCGTGCGCGGGGTCGCCCAAATCCGGTCGGGAAACGGCAGTCCTTGAAATCAATCGGCCATGTCGGTGATACGGCAATCGAATCGATAGACGCAGCCGGACTCGCTCATTTTATCCGCAACGATTTCGTCCTCGGCCCGGTCCCGACCGTGCCGGAAATTCTGCTCCACACGGCAGGTCCAAGGAGCGGTATGCGGCGGCTGGCGGAGCGATATGAACACTTCAGAACGCCCTATTGGGCGTATCTCTGGGGCGGCGGATTGGCGCTCGCCCGCTACTTGCTTGATCATCCCTACGTGGTCGAGGGCCGGCGCGTGCTAGATCTCGGGACAGGTTCAGGCATTAACGCTCGACGCACAGCCCATCAATGTAAAAATCGAGGTGGCGGTGGGCGATCGATCGCTCTTCGTGCAATGGCAAACCAATTGCTAGGGGCCGAGCAAAGCGTATCAAGGCGTACACGATGTCACGCACGGCGAAATCTTCGGGAAGTGAACCGTCCCGTACGGCACGGTCGACCATCGACGTCATGAGTGCGTTTGCACGGGCAAGAAGGTCAGGCCAGTCTCGCTTCTCCAGACGCGGATGAATAATGTTTATCACTCCAATGCCGCAATCAAGAGCGGCGTGCATGTATTGACGTAGCGCGTCGATGCTGTCGGAAGCTGTGTCAATCAGAGCTTCCCCGGCGCTGATGCTCTCTTCCAAAACCTGACGAGCCACGGCATGGAGAAGGGACTGCTGGTCCGGAAAGTGCCTGTACAAAGTTCCAATTCCGACGCCGGCGCGCGCCGCGACCTCGTCACGTGAAGGCTCGCCGCCAACTTCGAGTATTAATTTAACAGCCGCCTCAATGAGCCGTGTCCGATTTCTTTGCGCGTCAGCTCGCATTGTTGACAAATCCAACTCGTTGGGGACGCCTAAAAAGCGATCCCAACCACGTAGGCATTGCTGCCGGTCCCGTGCAATGGACTACTCTCATCTACCTCCAGAATCTCCAAAAAGCTTCTTACGAGATGGGGATCTTGACCTAGCCATAAACGGAGTGTATTCCTCCGTTTATGGCTAGGTCAAGTCTGTGGCATGTGAAAGTGGAAATTCGCTCTGAAGGCGGGATCAGCGACGCCAGTGCCATAATTAGCCTTGTTAGCTACACGGCTGCTTAGGAGCGCTCATACCAGCCACTTGCGCTCGCCGACCGTAGCGGACGGGGAAGGGACGCTTAGGACAGGGAGCCGTTGGTTTTCTGGGCTATCGTTAAATAAACGAGATGGATTTTATATGAGTAAGATTGTTGGAGCGAGGCTGTACCTAGCCCGCTGCACGTCGGACGACCGCTCAGACTTTCTGGCGTTGGAGCAGGATGCTGAAGTCATGCGATACCTCAATGGTGGCGCCGTTGATCATTCACGGACCGACCCTGATCATGTTGAGTTTCTCATGCCACGTGGTGACGAATCGTTTGTATGGACAGCACGAAGCCAACCAAACGCAGCCTTCATAGGCTGGTTCTCGCTCTTTCCGCAGAGTGACACAGTCGCAGAGATCGGATTTCGCCTCTGTCGCCGTCAATGGGGCTCAGGTCTTGCGACTGAAGGAGCGGCGTTGCTGCTGGCATGGGGTTTCGAACAGGGTGGATATAAAACCGTTCTTGGCACGACAATGACCGTCAACCAACGCTCCCGCCGCGTCCTGGAGAAGATTGGAATGACACATATCGGAACCGACCATCTTGCCTATCGCCATCCTATTCCCGGCTCCGAGCAAGGAGATGTCCGCTACGAGTTAACCTCGTCCATTTGGCGGTCGCAGGTGTCTCAGGGGTCGGCGTCGGTCAGTTAGAATTTAGCCCATCACCAGCGCTTGTATGGTGATGGGGTGTTTGGCCGCAACTCTGTGTCTAAATGATTTTTTTGTTGGAGACTTAAATGAACAGTGCCACCCCTTCGGATCCCTTTTTTCACGGGACGCGGGCCGATCTGAAAATTGGTGACCTGATATCAGTCGGGTACGCATCAAATCATGGAGATCGTACGCCGCTTTCCTGGGTCTACTTCAGTCAAACCCTAGAAGCTGCAATCTGGGGGGCGGAGCTCGCATCGGGTGACGGGAGACAGAGAATCTACGTGGTCGAGCCGACCGGCGAATTCATAGATGATCCGAATCTCACCGACAAAAAATTTCCAGGCAACCCCACTCGGTCGTTTCGCTCACGACAGCCCCTTCGCATCGTGGGAGAAATCAAGCAGTGGGAGGGTCACAGCCCGGAGCAACTGCAAACGATGAGGGATGGTCTGGCGGCGCTGCGAGCAGCAGGGAAGGACATCATCATCGATTGAAGGTTGGATTTACAGATTTGCTGAGCTTCAAACATGGGGTCACAGACAGCGACCGCTTCGTAGTTTCTTCTGCGAAAACTGCAGGGTTGAATCTGCATGGGGCAGCGAACGTTTGAATTTTCGATCGAAAGGAGTGGCCATCCGGCCAAGCTTACTATGGCAACATTCATCTATCCTTGATCGCTGAGTGAGCGAACGTTTCTCACAAAATTGACGGCTGTGAGATGTATCCCCTGGTGCCGTTGGTTTTTCAATCTGTAGTGCCCGACACCACATGGTTCGTCGCTGGAAAGGGGATGGCCATGAGAATGTGAAAGGTCAGATGACTATGCCGAAATCACCCACACTTTACCTCACTTGCGGCCTGCCTGGCTCGGGCAAAACAACATTGGCCAAGCAACTCGAGCAAAGCGCAGGCGCAATTCGTCTGACTGGCGACGATTGGCTCCAAGCACTATTCCCGGAAATGACGACAGACGAAGCCGAAAATGGACCACTTCGAGCCAAGATCGAGAAACTTCAATGGCGAGTAGCCCTTCGCGCTCTAGAACTAGGCTGCAATGTCATAGTTGATTGGGGAATTTGGTCACGAAAGGAACGTGATGATCTCCGCAACGCTGCACTCAGTGTTGGAGCAAAGGTCATCCTTTGCCTTCTCGATCCTCCCTTAGCGGAGTTGTGGGAACGGGTATCGCGTCGCAATGAAGAGCGACCTTTCGGCGCGTTTCAAATGACGGAGGCCGACCTGATCAGGTGGTCCCATCTCTTCGAACGTCCCGCAGCTGATGAATTAGCTCAGTATAATATGTGGATAGGAAGTGACAGTCACGTCATTATGAGGAAACGGTCAAAAAGAAAAATTTCATACAAGTAATTCAAAAACCACCTCCGGCGGTGTATTTGGTGTTGGTCTAATATAGGATACTGGCATGAAATGCAATTCAAATACAGAACGTGAAAGTTCAATAGTGGAATCCGTCTGACTACCGAGGTATTATTATAATTATTGCTCGAAAATCTAGCTGGCGTCTGCTATCAACGTGGAAAAGAACATGATCAACCATCAGAAACCTATTAGGTCGGGCTTTGGTGCAAGAACAACCGCGTCAGAGGTGCTCGGCGGCAGTGATTTACATGGCAAACGAGCTATCGTAACGGGGGGGCATTCTGGGCTGGGTTTGGAAACCACCAAGGCGCTCGCAGCTGCTGGCGCTGAGGTACTCGTAGCGTCGCGCGATCAGCAAGCCGCAAGTTATGCTATACGGGACATACCTGGTGCCAGCATTGGCGCTCTTGATTTGTCTGATCTCCGTAGTGTCCGAATCTTCGCTGACTGGATTCTAGCCCGCGGCCAGCACATTGATGTGCTCATCAACAACGCCGGCATTATGGCATGCCCCGAAACCAGGGTTGGCCCTGGTTGGGAAGCTCAGTTCGCGGTTAACCACATTGGTCATTTTGCGTTGACGAGTCTTCTCTTGCCGCTCCTCGAGGGGGGCGCAAGAGTTGTGTCTGTATCTTCCGCAGGTCATCACAATTCACCACTGCGGTGGGACGATATGCAGTTCCGGAAGGCCTATGACAAATGGTTGGCTTATGGACAATCCAAGACCGCCAATGCGCTCTTCGCACTCCAGCTTGATCGCTTGGGTCGCGAACGTGGTATTCGTTCTTTTTCACTTCATCCCGGAAAAATATTCACGCCGCTCCAGCGCCATCTTACTCAAGCAGAGATGAAGGGCGAAGGTTGGCTGGATGACAACGGTGTTCCCGCTGACCTCAGCTTCAAAAACCCTACGCAGGGTGCGGCGACGCAAGTCTGGGCTGCCACCTCACTACAGCTCGATGGGCTCGGTGGGCTTTATTGTGAGGACTGCGATGTGGCGTTGCGCGCTGACGAAGCTTGCGAGCCTTTCGTCGGTGTAATGTCCTATGCAGTCGATTTGGATGAAGCCGAACGGCTATGGGCATTGTCTGCCGGCATGACCGGAATAGATGCGTTCTCTGACCGACGATAACGCGTTAGGCAGACAGCTGAGTATTTTGAAAGCTTTCGTGAAAACAGGAGAGTAGCATGATTGCGGATGAGTTTAAGCAATTGGCTCTTAAGCTGCCTGATGCGCAAGAGGGGTCTCATATGAAGCATCCTGACTTCCGTGTTTCCGGGAAGGTCTTCGCGACGCTTGGCTACCCTGACGTGAACTGGGCGGTCGTTATGTTGACGCCAGACGAGCAGGCAAAAGTTGTAGGCCGCGAACCTGATATCTTCAAACCTGCCAGCGGTAAATGGGGTCGCGATGGATGTACGCAAGCACGACTCGAAAAGCTTGATGAACCAATGGCTCGGGAGGTGCTTCAGAAGGCATGGGAAAGGGCCGCTCTTAGAAGACTCTAAGATTGCGCCGAGCTCTATTAACGCACGTTTGCACCAACCGTCATTGATCAGGCCTCTTCGCCAGTATGTTCATATGTTCGATGAGGCCCTGCCCATGCCTATTGAATCTACGCCCGCTGATGACGCGGGCGTTTCTGTGTCTGGCCGCCGCGAGGCGCTGTGCTGGAGTTCGCTCTTATAAGGATTATGTCGTGCAGTTTCCGCATAGCTGCACTGCAGCAAAGTCTGTTTCGTGTGCGGCGGAAACTGGTACCTTGATATTCATCGAAGCGATGCACCTCCTTCCGCAGAGCTTCGAATTCAGACGGCCCACTCCTCCTCCCAAGGGTCGTCTGTCGGAACAGCGGCACTCCTCCTCTTGAGCTGTCTGTTCGGTTCTTTTCGGAAAGCCTGCCGCACCTCCTCCCGCGGCAGGCTTTTTCGTTTTCAGGGGCGTCACATCAGAGTTCGAGAGCGAGTTGCGGTGCCTGCTCACTCTCTTCGGTATTGAGCGACGACAGGGTGATCCCGAGGAGCCGCACCGGATGTTTGAACGGGAACACTGTGGCGAGCAAGGTCTCTGCTATCTCCAGGATCATATCGATGTCCGAAACGGATCCCGCCACAGTCCTGCTGCGTGTCGCCTGACTGAAATCCGAATATTTGATTTTGACAGTCACGGTCTTCCCCGTGATGTCGTGCGCATCGCAATACCTCCAGACTTTCTCGGCCAATGGCCGCAGTTCGGTTTTCGCCAGCTTGAGATCATCGATATCCTCGACGAACGTATCCTCGGCGCCAACAGACTTTCGAATGCGATCGGGTCTCACCCGGCGTTCATCGACCCCGCGGGCAATGCCGTAGAAATAAGGACCGGACTTCCCGAAATTCTGCTGCAGGAAGGCAAGGGATTTCGATTTGAGGTCAAGCCCGGTCTCTATGCCATACCGTTTCATTCGCTCGGCCGTGGCCGGCCCCACGCCATGGAATTTCTTGACGGGGAGGGCCTCGACAAAACCAGGGCCGTTCTTTGGAGTAATGACCGCCTGGCCATTCGGCTTGTTCAGATCGCTTGCCATCTTGGCCAGGAATTTGTTGTAGGAGATACCGGCCGACGCGTTGAGGCCAGTGACTGCCTTGATCTTCGCACGAATCTCCAGTGCAATCTCGGTGGCGATCTCCATGCCTTTCAGGTTCTCGGTGACATCGAGATAGGCCTCGTCCAATGACAGCGGCTCGATCAACGGCGTGTACTCGGCAAAGATCTCCCGGATCTGCTGCGAGACCTGTCTGTAAACCTCGAAGCGCGGCGGCACGAAGATCAGATCCGGGCATTTGCGCTTGGCGGTGACCGACGGCATGGCCGAATGCACACCAAAGACACGCGCTTCGTAGCTTGCGGCGGCCACAACGCCGCGTGCCGCCGATCCACCGACCGCCAATGGTTTACCGCGTAGCGCCGGGTTGTCTCGCTGCTCGACCGACGCATAAAATGCGTCCATATCCACATGGATGATTTTGCGCACGGGTTGCACACTACCCATGACGTCAGTTTCCACAGGATAAGTCGGCATTTGGTGAACAGGCATCTGACTGCTCTGGTCGTGCTCTGTGCTGGTGATCAAAGCAACAGACCTTCCTCGTCCGGCTTCGGTTTGGCCTGTGGCGGAACGATCACCAGCATGTTGCCCGGGAGCGGACGCTGTAGGTGGCGGGCTTCATCCCACGGTGCTGTCAGCCAGGTCTCCACTTCCTCAGGCGTGGTCAGGATGGAGGGCATGGCCTTTTGATGGATGGGAGAGACAATCTCATTCGGCGAGGTCGTCAGAAATCCAAACAGCTCGTATTCCTGCTCGCCATCCCTGACCTTCCGCACGCCCTTCCACGGAGTCCAGAAGCCCGCGAAAAACATCAGCGGTCGCTCTTCGTTGCCGGCGAACCAAGCGTTCGGCACGCGTCCGCCCTCCACCTTGCTGGCTGGGTCAGGCTCGGCAAAAGACGTGAACGGAACCACGCAGCGGCTGGTAGGCCCAAGCCAGCGGCGCCAATGTGGGGAGTTTACATTGCGGATATTGGTGACGCCCGGATCGTAGTTTTTGACATAAGCCGGCGGCGACGGCATTCCCCAGGTCGCCCGGGCAATCTCGCGCTGTCCGTCATCGGCGACGCGGACAATCGGTGCCTGATAGCCTGGATAAACATCGAAGGAGGCTTCATTCCAGCCGGCTCGATCCCGGAACGCCTTTGTAAATTTCAGAACCGCGTCACGCGTGGTCGTCACGTTGTAGAGATTACACATTGCCGTCCTCCTATCCAATGCGTGTCAAGGCGAAGTTTCCGACCCTTTCGGAACGCAATCAAGCTTTGAAAGCTCCAGCGATCACCTGGGCTTTTGCGGCTCAAAAACCAAGGCCGCCTCCAGCAAACAGGGAAATCCCGTCCGGCATCTATCCTGTCCGTCAGGACAATGCATCTTGTCGCATCCCATCGCCATGCGACGGCGCAGATCCACAAAACGCATGCTGGCGCCGAACTGTTTCACCAGCGCCTTGCGATCAAGCTCGCCCCGTTGCACGCACGGTTTGCATTCGACGGTAATCACCGGTCCCTTGAAATCTCTAAGCGTCAGCAAACCGGGCATATTTCTATTTTCTCATCTACGATATTTTTCATCACATTCAGCATCGAATTGAATCTGCTTGATGAATCGATCGATCAAAAGCCGTCTCGTGATGCTGGCTGCAGTCCACCCGATTCTTGCCCGTTGACTCATCGCTGTTTAAAGAACAAAAACAGAACATATCAGCTTTTTTTGGCTATGCAAATGCACCCTTGACGTAGGAAACCGATGCCAATCACTGCCGCCAACCCCGTCATTTCCGAGCTTCAGGACCGCATCCGGCGGCTTGAAGGCGGAGTTGCGCGCAAGGGCGAGGTGCTGTCGTTCGAAATAGCTGAGATCGATGCAAAGCTTCCCGGTGGCGGGCTGGCCTGCGGCGCCTTGCACGAGGTGGCCGGCGGTGGCGCCGATGCCGTGCATGGCGCGGCCGCCGCTCTGTTCGTCGCCGGGATCGTCGCGCGCACGAAGGGCGACATCCTGTGGTGCCTGACACGGCCGGATCTGTTTGCGCCGGCATTGGCACAGGCGGGGCTTCACCATGATCGGGTGATCTATGTCGAGGCCGACCGGGAAGAGGACGTGCTCACGAATTTCGAAGAGGGCCTGCGTTTTGGCGGGCTTGGCGCCGTCGTTGCCGAGCTTGTGCGCCTGCCCATGACCGCCTCACGGCGCCTGCAGCTGGCGGCCGAGGCTTCAGGAACAATCGGGATTGCGCTTCGGCGATGGCGGCGCCCGACAGAGGCGGCTGATTTCGGGCAGCCGACGGCGGCCACGACACGATGGCGCATCAGCGTCCTGCCTTCCGAACCGCTTCCCGTGTCGGGCATCGGGCGGGCGCGGTGGCTGGCGGAATTGATCAGAGCAAGGGCGGGAGAAGCCGCAGAATTTGAAATAGGTGCCTGCGATGCCACGGGTCGTATCAGTCTTTCTCCCCACGCTCGCGACGGACAGGATCAGGCGCGCCGATCCCAGAATTTCGGCTGAAACACCTGTTGTGGTTGTTTCTCGCAGTGGATCAAAACGCACCGTGGCCGCAGTCGACGCTGCGGCCTTCAAGGCCGGCGTCCGCATCGGCATGCCCGCCGCCAAAGCCCAGGCGATGATATCCGGCCTGCATCTGGTCGATGCCGACCCCATCGGTGATGCCTTGGCGGTGGAGCGCCTGGCGCTGTGGATGCTTCGCCAGTATACGCCGGTGGTGGCGATCGACAGTCCCGACGGCATCGTCATGGATACCGAGGGTGCCGACCACCTACGCGGCGGCGAGATGCCGATGCTGACTGGCCTTGTCAACGCTTTAAGAGGCCACGGTCTTCAGGCCCGCGGCGCCATCTCCGACACCTGGGGCAGCGCCCACGCGATTGCCCGTGCCACGCGGCGCGAGGTGATCATCGTGCCAGTTGGTGAGACAGCAAAGGCCGTCGTCAACCTGCCAATTTCCAGCCTTCGCCTGCCTTCCGACATCGTCAGCGGCTTGACCGTGCTCGGGTTCCGAGCCGTCGGCGAACTTTCCGCAACGCCGCGGGCGCCTTTGACACTGCGTTTCGGGCCGGAGGTCGGCCGCAGGCTCGATCAGATGTTTGGACGCCTTGCCGAACCGATCGATCCCATTCGCACCGCCGAATTCGTCGAGGTTTCCCGGTCGTTCTCCGAGCCGATCGGTGCGGCCGAGACCATCGCCAGATATATCGGCAAGCTCGTGGTCGAACTCTGCGCCGCCTTGGAGACGCGCGGGCAGGGCGTTCGTCGCGCCGATCTGATCATCTACCGCGTCGACAACACCTTGCAGTCCCTACGTGCCGGCACGGCCAAGCCGGTGCGCGATATCCAGCATCTGACAAAGCTTCTCTGTTCCAGCATCGAGAAGATCGATCCCGGTTTCGGCATCGAGAAACTGTCCCTCGCTGCTACTATGATCGAACCGTTCGAAGAGAAGCAGTCCATCTCCTCGCTGGTCGAAGAAACCATCGTCGACGTCACACCGCTGCTCGACAGTTTTGGAAATCGCGGCCAGCGCATGTACCGGCTGGCGCCTGTTGAAAGCGACGTTCCCGAGCGCAATGTCGGGCGCGTCTCCCCCATTGCCGCAAAACTGGGTCAGGCTTGGCCCACCCGCTGGCCACGGCCGAGCCGCATGTTGGCGCGCCCGGAACGGATCGAAGTGATTGCGCTCACACCCGACCATCCGCCGGCATCCATGACCTGGCGCGGCAAGCGCCGGCGCATCAAGCGCGGCGATGGGCCGGAACGGGTCTTTGGTGAGTGGTGGGTTCGGTCCTCCGAAATGGAGGCGGTCAGGGACTACTATTCCGTCGAGGATGAGGACGGCAATCGCTTCTGGGTCTATCGCTCCGGCGACGGGGTGGATCCCGCTACCGGAACGGCCAAATGGTTCCTGCATGGGATCTATGGCTGATGCGCTACGCCGAGCTCCAGGTCACCAGTCATTTTTCCTTCCTGCGCGGCGCGTCAGGTTGCGATGAGCTGTTTGCGACGGCCAAGGAGATTGGCATCGAGGCGCTTGGCATCGTCGATCGCAACAGCCTTGCCGGCATCGTGCGTGCCTGGGAGGCGGCCAAGGAAACCGGCGTCCGGCTGGTCGTCGGCTGCAGGCTCGATCTGGCGGACGGAATGTCGATGCTGGTCTATCCGACGGACCGGGCTGCCTATTCGAGGCTTTGCCGGCTTCTCTCACTTGGCAAGGAGCGGGGCGGCAAGGGCAATTGCATCCTCGATCTGTCAGATGTTGCCCTTTATGCGGACGGACTGCTCGCCGTCCTGGTTCCCGACGAGGCCGATGACGCATGTGCCGTCCAGCTTCGCAAGGTGAAGGAGATCTTTGGCGACCGCGCCTATATGGCCCTGACCTTGCGCCGGCGGCCGAACGATCAGTTGCGCCTGCACGAGCTCAACAGCCTGGCGATCCGGCACAAGGTCCGGCCGGTCGTCACCAATGACGTGCTGTTTCACGAGCCGGGCAGGCGGCAGTTGCAGGATGTCGTCACCTGCATTCGCCATCGCACGACCATCGATCAGGCCGGATTCCTTCGCGAACGGCATGCCGATCGCTATTTGAAGCCCCCGGAGGAAATGCATCGTCTGTTCGGCCGGTACCCGGAGGCGCTCGCCCGTACCCGTGAGATTGTCGATCGCTGCCGCTTCGACATGAGCGAACTGACCTACCAATATCCTGAGGAAGCGATCATCCTTGGACTGACGGCACAGCAGACACTGGAGAAGTTCACCTGGGAGGGCGTTCGCGATCGCTACCCCGAGGGTGTGCCTGACGATGTGGTCAAGACCCTCAATCACGAACTCGACCTGATCCGCAAACTCGATTACGCGCCGTATTTCCTGACGGTCTACAGCATTGTCCGCTTTGCGCGATCTCAGCATATCCTCTGCCAGGGCCGTGGAAGTGCCGCCAATTCTGCCGTCTGTTATGTGCTGGGGATCACGGCGATCGATCCGGCCGCAAACGATCTGTTGTTCGAGCGCTTTATCTCGGAAGAGCGCAACGAGCCGCCCGACATCGATGTCGATTTCGAACATGCCAGGCGCGAAGAGGTGATCCAGTGGATCTACAAGACTTATGGCCGACAGAAAGCCGCGCTTTGCGCCACCGTCACCCGCTACCGCGCCAAAGGCGCACTTCGTGATGTCGGAAAGGTGCTCGGCCTGCCTGAAGACATGATCACAGCTCTGTCGGCCGGC is part of the Sinorhizobium sp. RAC02 genome and encodes:
- a CDS encoding SDR family NAD(P)-dependent oxidoreductase, which encodes MINHQKPIRSGFGARTTASEVLGGSDLHGKRAIVTGGHSGLGLETTKALAAAGAEVLVASRDQQAASYAIRDIPGASIGALDLSDLRSVRIFADWILARGQHIDVLINNAGIMACPETRVGPGWEAQFAVNHIGHFALTSLLLPLLEGGARVVSVSSAGHHNSPLRWDDMQFRKAYDKWLAYGQSKTANALFALQLDRLGRERGIRSFSLHPGKIFTPLQRHLTQAEMKGEGWLDDNGVPADLSFKNPTQGAATQVWAATSLQLDGLGGLYCEDCDVALRADEACEPFVGVMSYAVDLDEAERLWALSAGMTGIDAFSDRR
- a CDS encoding ImuA family protein, producing MPITAANPVISELQDRIRRLEGGVARKGEVLSFEIAEIDAKLPGGGLACGALHEVAGGGADAVHGAAAALFVAGIVARTKGDILWCLTRPDLFAPALAQAGLHHDRVIYVEADREEDVLTNFEEGLRFGGLGAVVAELVRLPMTASRRLQLAAEASGTIGIALRRWRRPTEAADFGQPTAATTRWRISVLPSEPLPVSGIGRARWLAELIRARAGEAAEFEIGACDATGRISLSPHARDGQDQARRSQNFG
- a CDS encoding TetR/AcrR family transcriptional regulator; the encoded protein is MRADAQRNRTRLIEAAVKLILEVGGEPSRDEVAARAGVGIGTLYRHFPDQQSLLHAVARQVLEESISAGEALIDTASDSIDALRQYMHAALDCGIGVINIIHPRLEKRDWPDLLARANALMTSMVDRAVRDGSLPEDFAVRDIVYALIRFARPLAIGLPLHEERSIAHRHLDFYIDGLCVER
- a CDS encoding SOS response-associated peptidase, encoding MCNLYNVTTTRDAVLKFTKAFRDRAGWNEASFDVYPGYQAPIVRVADDGQREIARATWGMPSPPAYVKNYDPGVTNIRNVNSPHWRRWLGPTSRCVVPFTSFAEPDPASKVEGGRVPNAWFAGNEERPLMFFAGFWTPWKGVRKVRDGEQEYELFGFLTTSPNEIVSPIHQKAMPSILTTPEEVETWLTAPWDEARHLQRPLPGNMLVIVPPQAKPKPDEEGLLL
- a CDS encoding DUF2066 domain-containing protein, whose product is MQDIKIWAALSLSLLIPAPQVEARQIDDLYVARAIVTGQGEKNRQPGFRDCLERVLIRVSGDQRLPKNPGYERLRASAGGYVSSFSYRDRLAGKAIHDEQGTYDRPHDLICRYDLAVINNVLAKLGSRPWLEKRPTLAVFLDVQPNGSPYRVSPVDPRDLAMRESFALGAEPMAMEVRFPAQGDIDAWALGPAAHELSERAEAVGADLPLVGRLMWSDADLGWVATWRLSAGGMEQRWTVRGVNFDEAFRVAVRGVAQIRSGNGSP
- a CDS encoding MmcQ/YjbR family DNA-binding protein: MIADEFKQLALKLPDAQEGSHMKHPDFRVSGKVFATLGYPDVNWAVVMLTPDEQAKVVGREPDIFKPASGKWGRDGCTQARLEKLDEPMAREVLQKAWERAALRRL
- a CDS encoding DNA polymerase Y family protein, coding for MPRVVSVFLPTLATDRIRRADPRISAETPVVVVSRSGSKRTVAAVDAAAFKAGVRIGMPAAKAQAMISGLHLVDADPIGDALAVERLALWMLRQYTPVVAIDSPDGIVMDTEGADHLRGGEMPMLTGLVNALRGHGLQARGAISDTWGSAHAIARATRREVIIVPVGETAKAVVNLPISSLRLPSDIVSGLTVLGFRAVGELSATPRAPLTLRFGPEVGRRLDQMFGRLAEPIDPIRTAEFVEVSRSFSEPIGAAETIARYIGKLVVELCAALETRGQGVRRADLIIYRVDNTLQSLRAGTAKPVRDIQHLTKLLCSSIEKIDPGFGIEKLSLAATMIEPFEEKQSISSLVEETIVDVTPLLDSFGNRGQRMYRLAPVESDVPERNVGRVSPIAAKLGQAWPTRWPRPSRMLARPERIEVIALTPDHPPASMTWRGKRRRIKRGDGPERVFGEWWVRSSEMEAVRDYYSVEDEDGNRFWVYRSGDGVDPATGTAKWFLHGIYG
- the arr gene encoding NAD(+)--rifampin ADP-ribosyltransferase; amino-acid sequence: MNSATPSDPFFHGTRADLKIGDLISVGYASNHGDRTPLSWVYFSQTLEAAIWGAELASGDGRQRIYVVEPTGEFIDDPNLTDKKFPGNPTRSFRSRQPLRIVGEIKQWEGHSPEQLQTMRDGLAALRAAGKDIIID
- a CDS encoding GNAT family N-acetyltransferase gives rise to the protein MSKIVGARLYLARCTSDDRSDFLALEQDAEVMRYLNGGAVDHSRTDPDHVEFLMPRGDESFVWTARSQPNAAFIGWFSLFPQSDTVAEIGFRLCRRQWGSGLATEGAALLLAWGFEQGGYKTVLGTTMTVNQRSRRVLEKIGMTHIGTDHLAYRHPIPGSEQGDVRYELTSSIWRSQVSQGSASVS
- the dinB gene encoding DNA polymerase IV, producing MGSVQPVRKIIHVDMDAFYASVEQRDNPALRGKPLAVGGSAARGVVAAASYEARVFGVHSAMPSVTAKRKCPDLIFVPPRFEVYRQVSQQIREIFAEYTPLIEPLSLDEAYLDVTENLKGMEIATEIALEIRAKIKAVTGLNASAGISYNKFLAKMASDLNKPNGQAVITPKNGPGFVEALPVKKFHGVGPATAERMKRYGIETGLDLKSKSLAFLQQNFGKSGPYFYGIARGVDERRVRPDRIRKSVGAEDTFVEDIDDLKLAKTELRPLAEKVWRYCDAHDITGKTVTVKIKYSDFSQATRSRTVAGSVSDIDMILEIAETLLATVFPFKHPVRLLGITLSSLNTEESEQAPQLALEL
- a CDS encoding ATP-binding protein, producing the protein MPKSPTLYLTCGLPGSGKTTLAKQLEQSAGAIRLTGDDWLQALFPEMTTDEAENGPLRAKIEKLQWRVALRALELGCNVIVDWGIWSRKERDDLRNAALSVGAKVILCLLDPPLAELWERVSRRNEERPFGAFQMTEADLIRWSHLFERPAADELAQYNMWIGSDSHVIMRKRSKRKISYK